The following proteins are encoded in a genomic region of Camelus ferus isolate YT-003-E chromosome 8, BCGSAC_Cfer_1.0, whole genome shotgun sequence:
- the VGLL2 gene encoding transcription cofactor vestigial-like protein 2 isoform X4: MSCLDVMYQVYGPPQPYFAAAYTPYHQKLAYYSKMQEAQECNASPSNSSGSGSSSFSSQTPANIKEEEGSPEKERPPEAEYINSRCVLFTYFQGDISSVVDEHFSRALSQPSSYSPSCTSSKAPRSSGPWRDGSFPMSQRSFPASFWNSAYQTPMPAPLGSPLAAAHSELPFAAAAAAAAADPYSPAALHGHLHQGAAEPWHHAHPHHAHPHHPYALGGALGTQAAAYPRPAAVHEVYAPHFDPRYGPLLMPAASGRPARLAPAPAPAPGSPPCELSAKGEPAGASWATPGGPFGSPAGDVAGGLGLSVDSGKRERERGILGHLLPCAQTWAEPRTPVISPWRPQGP, translated from the exons ATGAGCTGTCTGGATGTTATGTACCAAGTCTATGGTCCTCCCCAGCCTTACTTCGCAGCCGCCTACACCCCTTACCACCAG AAACTAGCCTATTACTCCAAAATGCAGGAAGCCCAGGAGTGCAACGCCAGCCCCAGCAacagcagcggcagcggcagctcTTCCTTCTCTAGCCAGACTCCGGCGaatataaaagaggaagaaggcagCCCGGAAAAAGAGCGCCCACCAGAGGCGGAGTACATCAACTCCCGCTGCGTCCTCTTCACCTATTTCCAGGGGGACATCAGCTCCGTGGTGGACGAGCACTTCAGCAGGGCCCTGAGCCAGCCTAGCAGCTATTCCCCAAGCTGTACAAGCAGCAAAGCCCCGCGGAGCTCCGGGCCCTGGCGGG ACGGCTCCTTCCCGATGAGCCAGCGCAGTTTCCCCGCCTCCTTCTGGAACAGCGCGTACCAGACGCCGATGCCCGCGCCCCTGGGCAGTCCGCTGGCCGCCGCGCACTCCGAGCTGCccttcgccgccgccgccgccgccgccgccgccgaccccTACTCGCCGGCCGCGCTGCACGGCCACCTGCACCAGGGCGCGGCCGAGCCCTGGCACCACGCGCACCCGCACCACGCGCACCCGCACCACCCCTATGCGCTGGGAGGCGCTCTCGGCACCCAGGCCGCCGCCTACCCGCGGCCCGCCGCCGTGCACGAGGTGTACGCGCCGCACTTCGACCCGCGCTACGGGCCGCTGCTGATGCCCGCCGCCTCCGGGCGCCCGGCCCGCCTCGCGCCCGCCCCGGCCCCAGCGCCCGGCAGCCCGCCCTGCGAGCTCTCGGCCAAGGGCGAGCCGGCCGGCGCCTCGTGGGCCACGCCCGGGGGACCCTTCGGGAGCCCCGCGGGGGACGTGGCCGGGGGCCTGGGCCTCAGCGTGGACTCAGGTAAGCGGGAGAGGGAACGTGGCATCCTCGGGCACCTCTTGCCCTGTGCCCAAACCTGGGCCGAGCCCAGGACCCCAGTTATTTCTCCTTGGAGACCCCAGGGCCCCTGA
- the VGLL2 gene encoding transcription cofactor vestigial-like protein 2 isoform X5, with translation MSCLDVMYQVYGPPQPYFAAAYTPYHQKLAYYSKMQEAQECNASPSNSSGSGSSSFSSQTPANIKEEEGSPEKERPPEAEYINSRCVLFTYFQGDISSVVDEHFSRALSQPSSYSPSCTSSKAPRSSGPWRDGSFPMSQRSFPASFWNSAYQTPMPAPLGSPLAAAHSELPFAAAAAAAAADPYSPAALHGHLHQGAAEPWHHAHPHHAHPHHPYALGGALGTQAAAYPRPAAVHEVYAPHFDPRYGPLLMPAASGRPARLAPAPAPAPGSPPCELSAKGEPAGASWATPGGPFGSPAGDVAGGLGLSVDSARRYSLCGASLLS, from the exons ATGAGCTGTCTGGATGTTATGTACCAAGTCTATGGTCCTCCCCAGCCTTACTTCGCAGCCGCCTACACCCCTTACCACCAG AAACTAGCCTATTACTCCAAAATGCAGGAAGCCCAGGAGTGCAACGCCAGCCCCAGCAacagcagcggcagcggcagctcTTCCTTCTCTAGCCAGACTCCGGCGaatataaaagaggaagaaggcagCCCGGAAAAAGAGCGCCCACCAGAGGCGGAGTACATCAACTCCCGCTGCGTCCTCTTCACCTATTTCCAGGGGGACATCAGCTCCGTGGTGGACGAGCACTTCAGCAGGGCCCTGAGCCAGCCTAGCAGCTATTCCCCAAGCTGTACAAGCAGCAAAGCCCCGCGGAGCTCCGGGCCCTGGCGGG ACGGCTCCTTCCCGATGAGCCAGCGCAGTTTCCCCGCCTCCTTCTGGAACAGCGCGTACCAGACGCCGATGCCCGCGCCCCTGGGCAGTCCGCTGGCCGCCGCGCACTCCGAGCTGCccttcgccgccgccgccgccgccgccgccgccgaccccTACTCGCCGGCCGCGCTGCACGGCCACCTGCACCAGGGCGCGGCCGAGCCCTGGCACCACGCGCACCCGCACCACGCGCACCCGCACCACCCCTATGCGCTGGGAGGCGCTCTCGGCACCCAGGCCGCCGCCTACCCGCGGCCCGCCGCCGTGCACGAGGTGTACGCGCCGCACTTCGACCCGCGCTACGGGCCGCTGCTGATGCCCGCCGCCTCCGGGCGCCCGGCCCGCCTCGCGCCCGCCCCGGCCCCAGCGCCCGGCAGCCCGCCCTGCGAGCTCTCGGCCAAGGGCGAGCCGGCCGGCGCCTCGTGGGCCACGCCCGGGGGACCCTTCGGGAGCCCCGCGGGGGACGTGGCCGGGGGCCTGGGCCTCAGCGTGGACTCAG CTCGTCGTTATTCCCTCTGTGGTGCATCCCTCCTGAGCTGA
- the VGLL2 gene encoding transcription cofactor vestigial-like protein 2 isoform X2, whose product MLCTKSMVLPSLTSQPPTPLTTRVYPIPDSSEPGAGAGRCEQSSRREKQALVPKKLAYYSKMQEAQECNASPSNSSGSGSSSFSSQTPANIKEEEGSPEKERPPEAEYINSRCVLFTYFQGDISSVVDEHFSRALSQPSSYSPSCTSSKAPRSSGPWRDGSFPMSQRSFPASFWNSAYQTPMPAPLGSPLAAAHSELPFAAAAAAAAADPYSPAALHGHLHQGAAEPWHHAHPHHAHPHHPYALGGALGTQAAAYPRPAAVHEVYAPHFDPRYGPLLMPAASGRPARLAPAPAPAPGSPPCELSAKGEPAGASWATPGGPFGSPAGDVAGGLGLSVDSGLQPQDKSKDLYWF is encoded by the exons ATGTTATGTACCAAGTCTATGGTCCTCCCCAGCCTTACTTCGCAGCCGCCTACACCCCTTACCACCAG AGTTTATCCGATTCCAGATTCTTCCGAGCCCGGTGCTGGCGCTGGGAGATGCGAACAAAGCTCACGCAGGGAAAAACAAGCTTTGGTCCCAAAG AAACTAGCCTATTACTCCAAAATGCAGGAAGCCCAGGAGTGCAACGCCAGCCCCAGCAacagcagcggcagcggcagctcTTCCTTCTCTAGCCAGACTCCGGCGaatataaaagaggaagaaggcagCCCGGAAAAAGAGCGCCCACCAGAGGCGGAGTACATCAACTCCCGCTGCGTCCTCTTCACCTATTTCCAGGGGGACATCAGCTCCGTGGTGGACGAGCACTTCAGCAGGGCCCTGAGCCAGCCTAGCAGCTATTCCCCAAGCTGTACAAGCAGCAAAGCCCCGCGGAGCTCCGGGCCCTGGCGGG ACGGCTCCTTCCCGATGAGCCAGCGCAGTTTCCCCGCCTCCTTCTGGAACAGCGCGTACCAGACGCCGATGCCCGCGCCCCTGGGCAGTCCGCTGGCCGCCGCGCACTCCGAGCTGCccttcgccgccgccgccgccgccgccgccgccgaccccTACTCGCCGGCCGCGCTGCACGGCCACCTGCACCAGGGCGCGGCCGAGCCCTGGCACCACGCGCACCCGCACCACGCGCACCCGCACCACCCCTATGCGCTGGGAGGCGCTCTCGGCACCCAGGCCGCCGCCTACCCGCGGCCCGCCGCCGTGCACGAGGTGTACGCGCCGCACTTCGACCCGCGCTACGGGCCGCTGCTGATGCCCGCCGCCTCCGGGCGCCCGGCCCGCCTCGCGCCCGCCCCGGCCCCAGCGCCCGGCAGCCCGCCCTGCGAGCTCTCGGCCAAGGGCGAGCCGGCCGGCGCCTCGTGGGCCACGCCCGGGGGACCCTTCGGGAGCCCCGCGGGGGACGTGGCCGGGGGCCTGGGCCTCAGCGTGGACTCAG gTTTGCAGCCTCAGGACAAAAGCAAGGATCTGTACTGGTTTTAG
- the VGLL2 gene encoding transcription cofactor vestigial-like protein 2 isoform X3, translated as MLCTKSMVLPSLTSQPPTPLTTRVYPIPDSSEPGAGAGRCEQSSRREKQALVPKKLAYYSKMQEAQECNASPSNSSGSGSSSFSSQTPANIKEEEGSPEKERPPEAEYINSRCVLFTYFQGDISSVVDEHFSRALSQPSSYSPSCTSSKAPRSSGPWRDGSFPMSQRSFPASFWNSAYQTPMPAPLGSPLAAAHSELPFAAAAAAAAADPYSPAALHGHLHQGAAEPWHHAHPHHAHPHHPYALGGALGTQAAAYPRPAAVHEVYAPHFDPRYGPLLMPAASGRPARLAPAPAPAPGSPPCELSAKGEPAGASWATPGGPFGSPAGDVAGGLGLSVDSARRYSLCGASLLS; from the exons ATGTTATGTACCAAGTCTATGGTCCTCCCCAGCCTTACTTCGCAGCCGCCTACACCCCTTACCACCAG AGTTTATCCGATTCCAGATTCTTCCGAGCCCGGTGCTGGCGCTGGGAGATGCGAACAAAGCTCACGCAGGGAAAAACAAGCTTTGGTCCCAAAG AAACTAGCCTATTACTCCAAAATGCAGGAAGCCCAGGAGTGCAACGCCAGCCCCAGCAacagcagcggcagcggcagctcTTCCTTCTCTAGCCAGACTCCGGCGaatataaaagaggaagaaggcagCCCGGAAAAAGAGCGCCCACCAGAGGCGGAGTACATCAACTCCCGCTGCGTCCTCTTCACCTATTTCCAGGGGGACATCAGCTCCGTGGTGGACGAGCACTTCAGCAGGGCCCTGAGCCAGCCTAGCAGCTATTCCCCAAGCTGTACAAGCAGCAAAGCCCCGCGGAGCTCCGGGCCCTGGCGGG ACGGCTCCTTCCCGATGAGCCAGCGCAGTTTCCCCGCCTCCTTCTGGAACAGCGCGTACCAGACGCCGATGCCCGCGCCCCTGGGCAGTCCGCTGGCCGCCGCGCACTCCGAGCTGCccttcgccgccgccgccgccgccgccgccgccgaccccTACTCGCCGGCCGCGCTGCACGGCCACCTGCACCAGGGCGCGGCCGAGCCCTGGCACCACGCGCACCCGCACCACGCGCACCCGCACCACCCCTATGCGCTGGGAGGCGCTCTCGGCACCCAGGCCGCCGCCTACCCGCGGCCCGCCGCCGTGCACGAGGTGTACGCGCCGCACTTCGACCCGCGCTACGGGCCGCTGCTGATGCCCGCCGCCTCCGGGCGCCCGGCCCGCCTCGCGCCCGCCCCGGCCCCAGCGCCCGGCAGCCCGCCCTGCGAGCTCTCGGCCAAGGGCGAGCCGGCCGGCGCCTCGTGGGCCACGCCCGGGGGACCCTTCGGGAGCCCCGCGGGGGACGTGGCCGGGGGCCTGGGCCTCAGCGTGGACTCAG CTCGTCGTTATTCCCTCTGTGGTGCATCCCTCCTGAGCTGA
- the VGLL2 gene encoding transcription cofactor vestigial-like protein 2 isoform X1 encodes MLCTKSMVLPSLTSQPPTPLTTRVYPIPDSSEPGAGAGRCEQSSRREKQALVPKKLAYYSKMQEAQECNASPSNSSGSGSSSFSSQTPANIKEEEGSPEKERPPEAEYINSRCVLFTYFQGDISSVVDEHFSRALSQPSSYSPSCTSSKAPRSSGPWRDGSFPMSQRSFPASFWNSAYQTPMPAPLGSPLAAAHSELPFAAAAAAAAADPYSPAALHGHLHQGAAEPWHHAHPHHAHPHHPYALGGALGTQAAAYPRPAAVHEVYAPHFDPRYGPLLMPAASGRPARLAPAPAPAPGSPPCELSAKGEPAGASWATPGGPFGSPAGDVAGGLGLSVDSGKRERERGILGHLLPCAQTWAEPRTPVISPWRPQGP; translated from the exons ATGTTATGTACCAAGTCTATGGTCCTCCCCAGCCTTACTTCGCAGCCGCCTACACCCCTTACCACCAG AGTTTATCCGATTCCAGATTCTTCCGAGCCCGGTGCTGGCGCTGGGAGATGCGAACAAAGCTCACGCAGGGAAAAACAAGCTTTGGTCCCAAAG AAACTAGCCTATTACTCCAAAATGCAGGAAGCCCAGGAGTGCAACGCCAGCCCCAGCAacagcagcggcagcggcagctcTTCCTTCTCTAGCCAGACTCCGGCGaatataaaagaggaagaaggcagCCCGGAAAAAGAGCGCCCACCAGAGGCGGAGTACATCAACTCCCGCTGCGTCCTCTTCACCTATTTCCAGGGGGACATCAGCTCCGTGGTGGACGAGCACTTCAGCAGGGCCCTGAGCCAGCCTAGCAGCTATTCCCCAAGCTGTACAAGCAGCAAAGCCCCGCGGAGCTCCGGGCCCTGGCGGG ACGGCTCCTTCCCGATGAGCCAGCGCAGTTTCCCCGCCTCCTTCTGGAACAGCGCGTACCAGACGCCGATGCCCGCGCCCCTGGGCAGTCCGCTGGCCGCCGCGCACTCCGAGCTGCccttcgccgccgccgccgccgccgccgccgccgaccccTACTCGCCGGCCGCGCTGCACGGCCACCTGCACCAGGGCGCGGCCGAGCCCTGGCACCACGCGCACCCGCACCACGCGCACCCGCACCACCCCTATGCGCTGGGAGGCGCTCTCGGCACCCAGGCCGCCGCCTACCCGCGGCCCGCCGCCGTGCACGAGGTGTACGCGCCGCACTTCGACCCGCGCTACGGGCCGCTGCTGATGCCCGCCGCCTCCGGGCGCCCGGCCCGCCTCGCGCCCGCCCCGGCCCCAGCGCCCGGCAGCCCGCCCTGCGAGCTCTCGGCCAAGGGCGAGCCGGCCGGCGCCTCGTGGGCCACGCCCGGGGGACCCTTCGGGAGCCCCGCGGGGGACGTGGCCGGGGGCCTGGGCCTCAGCGTGGACTCAGGTAAGCGGGAGAGGGAACGTGGCATCCTCGGGCACCTCTTGCCCTGTGCCCAAACCTGGGCCGAGCCCAGGACCCCAGTTATTTCTCCTTGGAGACCCCAGGGCCCCTGA
- the VGLL2 gene encoding transcription cofactor vestigial-like protein 2 isoform X6 produces the protein MQEAQECNASPSNSSGSGSSSFSSQTPANIKEEEGSPEKERPPEAEYINSRCVLFTYFQGDISSVVDEHFSRALSQPSSYSPSCTSSKAPRSSGPWRDGSFPMSQRSFPASFWNSAYQTPMPAPLGSPLAAAHSELPFAAAAAAAAADPYSPAALHGHLHQGAAEPWHHAHPHHAHPHHPYALGGALGTQAAAYPRPAAVHEVYAPHFDPRYGPLLMPAASGRPARLAPAPAPAPGSPPCELSAKGEPAGASWATPGGPFGSPAGDVAGGLGLSVDSGKRERERGILGHLLPCAQTWAEPRTPVISPWRPQGP, from the exons ATGCAGGAAGCCCAGGAGTGCAACGCCAGCCCCAGCAacagcagcggcagcggcagctcTTCCTTCTCTAGCCAGACTCCGGCGaatataaaagaggaagaaggcagCCCGGAAAAAGAGCGCCCACCAGAGGCGGAGTACATCAACTCCCGCTGCGTCCTCTTCACCTATTTCCAGGGGGACATCAGCTCCGTGGTGGACGAGCACTTCAGCAGGGCCCTGAGCCAGCCTAGCAGCTATTCCCCAAGCTGTACAAGCAGCAAAGCCCCGCGGAGCTCCGGGCCCTGGCGGG ACGGCTCCTTCCCGATGAGCCAGCGCAGTTTCCCCGCCTCCTTCTGGAACAGCGCGTACCAGACGCCGATGCCCGCGCCCCTGGGCAGTCCGCTGGCCGCCGCGCACTCCGAGCTGCccttcgccgccgccgccgccgccgccgccgccgaccccTACTCGCCGGCCGCGCTGCACGGCCACCTGCACCAGGGCGCGGCCGAGCCCTGGCACCACGCGCACCCGCACCACGCGCACCCGCACCACCCCTATGCGCTGGGAGGCGCTCTCGGCACCCAGGCCGCCGCCTACCCGCGGCCCGCCGCCGTGCACGAGGTGTACGCGCCGCACTTCGACCCGCGCTACGGGCCGCTGCTGATGCCCGCCGCCTCCGGGCGCCCGGCCCGCCTCGCGCCCGCCCCGGCCCCAGCGCCCGGCAGCCCGCCCTGCGAGCTCTCGGCCAAGGGCGAGCCGGCCGGCGCCTCGTGGGCCACGCCCGGGGGACCCTTCGGGAGCCCCGCGGGGGACGTGGCCGGGGGCCTGGGCCTCAGCGTGGACTCAGGTAAGCGGGAGAGGGAACGTGGCATCCTCGGGCACCTCTTGCCCTGTGCCCAAACCTGGGCCGAGCCCAGGACCCCAGTTATTTCTCCTTGGAGACCCCAGGGCCCCTGA